In a single window of the Heliangelus exortis chromosome 30, bHelExo1.hap1, whole genome shotgun sequence genome:
- the PLAT gene encoding tissue-type plasminogen activator isoform X1, producing MEGKFACFLLVLGGIVTAQGQGLHLRFKRGARSRAICTDNSSGEIYQHRGTWLRLSGSRIEYCRCDSGRSRCHAVPIRACTRNKCYNGGQCSQAYYSPQLFICQCHPRFSGKQCEIDTEVKCYKGSGVTYRGMWSMTESGTECLNWNSNGLMDRTYSGRREDAAELGLGNHNYCRNPDEDSRPWCYIYKGGRYIWEHCSVPSCSKVGNINCKSGRGTDYRGSHSVTSSGATCLRWNAQILVNKFYTAWRRDAFQLGLGSHNFCRNPDNDSKPWCHVLKENRLTWEYCNVPTCSTCGLRHRSARQYRVKGGSYADIAAHPWQAAIFVKYRRTPGEHFLCGGILISSCWVLSAAHCFEERFSTDQLRIVLGRTSRATAEENEQKFQVKKYTVHQQFDSENFNNDIALLQLNSEAEDCAIETDTVRAACLPTPELQLPDWTECEISGYGKNEEFSPFYSDYLKEGHVRLFPASRCTSQHLDNRTVTDNMLCAGDTRHLDDACKGDSGGPLVCMKDERMYLIGIISWGIGCGRKDIPGVYTNVNRYLDWIQDNMKP from the exons ATGGAAGGCAAATTTGCATGtttcctcctggtgctgggaggaaTCGTGACTGCTCAGGGCCAG GGCTTACACCTGCGTTTCAAACGGGGAGCCAGATCTAGAG CCATTTGCACAGACAATTCATCTGGAGAAATTTACCAGCACAGGGGGACCTGGCTGAGGCTCTCAGGGAGCAGAATAGAATACTGTAGGTGCGACAGTGGTCGGAGTCGCTGCCACGCTGTGCCTATCAGAG CCTGCACGAGAAATAAATGTTACAACGGGGGCCAGTGTTCACAGGCATATTATTCCCCACAGCTCTTCATCTGCCAGTGCCACCCACGGTTCTCTGGGAAGCAATGTGAAATAG ATACTGAAGTCAAGTGCTACAAAGGTTCTGGAGTAACATACAGGGGTATGTGGAGCATGACAGAGAGTGGAACTGAGTGTTTAAACTGGAATAGCAATGGCTTGATGGACCGGACGTACAGTGGCCGaagagaagatgctgctgagctgggattGGGCAATCACAACTATTGCAG AAACCCAGATGAGGATTCCAGACCTTGGTGCTATATCTATAAAGGGGGAAGGTACATCTGGGAACACTGCAGTGTGCCCTCCTGTTCAAAAG TTGGGAACATCAACTGCAAATCTGGAAGAGGCACAGATTACCGAGGCAGCCACAGTGTTACCAGTTCTGGAGCTACCTGCTTGAGGTGGAATGCTCAAATCCTTGTCAACAAGTTTTATACTGCTTGGAGAAGAGATGCTTTCCAGCTGGGCCTTGGTAGTCACAACTTCTGCAG gaatCCAGACAATGACAGCAAGCCCTGGTGCCATGTACTGAAAGAAAATCGGCTGACATGGGAGTACTGCAATGTGCCGACTTGCT CTACCTGTGGCTTACGGCACCGCAGTGCCCGTCAGTACAGGGTTAAAGGTGGCTCCTATGCAGACATTGCAGCTCACCCCTGGCAAGCTGCCATCTTCGTGAAGTACAGGAGAACACCTGGAGAGCACTTCCTCTGTGGAGGGATTCTGATCAGTTCTTGCTGGGTTCTGTCAGCTGCTCACTGTTTTGAGGAACG CTTTAGTACAGATCAGCTGAGGATTGTGCTGGGTAGGACTTCCCGGGCAACTGCCGAGGAAAACGAACAAAAgtttcaagtgaaaaaatacacagtgcACCAGCAGTTTGACTCAGAAAATTTCAACAATGATATTG ctctgTTGCAGTTGAACTCAGAAGCAGAAGATTGTGCTATTGAAACAGACACTGTCCGTGCTGCCTGCCTCCCAACACCAGAACTGCAGCTACCTGACTGGACTGAATGTGAGATCTCTGGTTATGGCAAAAATGAAGAAT tttctcCATTCTATTCAGATTACCTGAAGGAAGGCCATGTCAGACTGTTTCCAGCCAGCCGGTGCACATCACAGCATCTCGACAACCGGACAGTTACAGACAACATGTTATGTGCAGGAGACACAAGACACCTTGATGATGCCTGCAAG ggGGACTCTGGAGGGCCTCTGGTCTGTATGAAGGATGAGCGTATGTATCTAATTGGAATCATCAGCTGGGGAATAGGCTGTGGCCGTAAGGACATTCCTGGTGTTTATACAAATGTGAATCGTTACCTGGACTGGATTCAGGACAACATGAAAccctga
- the PLAT gene encoding tissue-type plasminogen activator isoform X2, with protein sequence MEGKFACFLLVLGGIVTAQGQGLHLRFKRGARSRACTRNKCYNGGQCSQAYYSPQLFICQCHPRFSGKQCEIDTEVKCYKGSGVTYRGMWSMTESGTECLNWNSNGLMDRTYSGRREDAAELGLGNHNYCRNPDEDSRPWCYIYKGGRYIWEHCSVPSCSKVGNINCKSGRGTDYRGSHSVTSSGATCLRWNAQILVNKFYTAWRRDAFQLGLGSHNFCRNPDNDSKPWCHVLKENRLTWEYCNVPTCSTCGLRHRSARQYRVKGGSYADIAAHPWQAAIFVKYRRTPGEHFLCGGILISSCWVLSAAHCFEERFSTDQLRIVLGRTSRATAEENEQKFQVKKYTVHQQFDSENFNNDIALLQLNSEAEDCAIETDTVRAACLPTPELQLPDWTECEISGYGKNEEFSPFYSDYLKEGHVRLFPASRCTSQHLDNRTVTDNMLCAGDTRHLDDACKGDSGGPLVCMKDERMYLIGIISWGIGCGRKDIPGVYTNVNRYLDWIQDNMKP encoded by the exons ATGGAAGGCAAATTTGCATGtttcctcctggtgctgggaggaaTCGTGACTGCTCAGGGCCAG GGCTTACACCTGCGTTTCAAACGGGGAGCCAGATCTAGAG CCTGCACGAGAAATAAATGTTACAACGGGGGCCAGTGTTCACAGGCATATTATTCCCCACAGCTCTTCATCTGCCAGTGCCACCCACGGTTCTCTGGGAAGCAATGTGAAATAG ATACTGAAGTCAAGTGCTACAAAGGTTCTGGAGTAACATACAGGGGTATGTGGAGCATGACAGAGAGTGGAACTGAGTGTTTAAACTGGAATAGCAATGGCTTGATGGACCGGACGTACAGTGGCCGaagagaagatgctgctgagctgggattGGGCAATCACAACTATTGCAG AAACCCAGATGAGGATTCCAGACCTTGGTGCTATATCTATAAAGGGGGAAGGTACATCTGGGAACACTGCAGTGTGCCCTCCTGTTCAAAAG TTGGGAACATCAACTGCAAATCTGGAAGAGGCACAGATTACCGAGGCAGCCACAGTGTTACCAGTTCTGGAGCTACCTGCTTGAGGTGGAATGCTCAAATCCTTGTCAACAAGTTTTATACTGCTTGGAGAAGAGATGCTTTCCAGCTGGGCCTTGGTAGTCACAACTTCTGCAG gaatCCAGACAATGACAGCAAGCCCTGGTGCCATGTACTGAAAGAAAATCGGCTGACATGGGAGTACTGCAATGTGCCGACTTGCT CTACCTGTGGCTTACGGCACCGCAGTGCCCGTCAGTACAGGGTTAAAGGTGGCTCCTATGCAGACATTGCAGCTCACCCCTGGCAAGCTGCCATCTTCGTGAAGTACAGGAGAACACCTGGAGAGCACTTCCTCTGTGGAGGGATTCTGATCAGTTCTTGCTGGGTTCTGTCAGCTGCTCACTGTTTTGAGGAACG CTTTAGTACAGATCAGCTGAGGATTGTGCTGGGTAGGACTTCCCGGGCAACTGCCGAGGAAAACGAACAAAAgtttcaagtgaaaaaatacacagtgcACCAGCAGTTTGACTCAGAAAATTTCAACAATGATATTG ctctgTTGCAGTTGAACTCAGAAGCAGAAGATTGTGCTATTGAAACAGACACTGTCCGTGCTGCCTGCCTCCCAACACCAGAACTGCAGCTACCTGACTGGACTGAATGTGAGATCTCTGGTTATGGCAAAAATGAAGAAT tttctcCATTCTATTCAGATTACCTGAAGGAAGGCCATGTCAGACTGTTTCCAGCCAGCCGGTGCACATCACAGCATCTCGACAACCGGACAGTTACAGACAACATGTTATGTGCAGGAGACACAAGACACCTTGATGATGCCTGCAAG ggGGACTCTGGAGGGCCTCTGGTCTGTATGAAGGATGAGCGTATGTATCTAATTGGAATCATCAGCTGGGGAATAGGCTGTGGCCGTAAGGACATTCCTGGTGTTTATACAAATGTGAATCGTTACCTGGACTGGATTCAGGACAACATGAAAccctga
- the AP3M2 gene encoding AP-3 complex subunit mu-2 isoform X2: protein MLGNVLRKDGGGFNISLCCARRKDLSAARTGVSGLQPNPALFSLRGRVIPNHDYFGVCSEVMIKDNVVVVYEVLEEMLDNGFPLATESNILKELIKPPTILRTVVNTITGSTNVGDQLPTGQLSVVPWRRTGVKYTNNEAYFDVIEEIDAIIDKSGSTITAEIQGVIDACVKLTGMPDLTLSFMNPRLLDDVSFHPCVRFKRWESERILSFIPPDGNFRLLSYHVSAQNLVAIPVYVKHNISFRDSSSQGRFEITVGPKQTMGKTVEGVMVTSQMPKGVLNMTLTPSQGTHIFDPVTKLLSWDVGKINPQKLPSLKGTMSLQAGTSKPDENPTINLQFKIQQLAISGLKVNRLDMYGEKYKPFKGIKYMTKAGKFQVRT, encoded by the exons ATGCTCGGGAATGTGCTGCGTAAGGATGGCGGTGGGTTCAACATCAGCCTGTGCTGTGCTCGCAGGAAGGACCTTTCAGCAGCCAGGACTGGTGTTTCTGGTTTGCAGCCCAATCCGGCGTTGTTCTCACTGAGAGGTCGTGTGATTCCTAACCAT gATTATTTTGGTGTCTGCTCTGAGGTGATGATCAAGGACAATGTTGTGGTGGTTTATGAGGTACTGGAGGAGATGTTGGACAATGGCTTCCCATTGGCAACAGAGTCTAATATTCTTAAGGAACTGATAAAACCTCCTACTATCCTGCGAACAGTTGTCAACACCATCACAG GAAGCACTAATGTGGGTGACCAGCTTCCTACTGGACAGCTCTCAGTGGTGCCTTGGAGACGTACTGGTGTCAAATATACCAACAATGAGGCATATTTTGATGTGATTGAGGAGATAGATGCAATTATTGACAAATCAG GTTCCACGATTACTGCTGAAATCCAAGGAGTGATTGATGCTTGTGTCAAGCTGACTGGGATGCCAGACCTTACACTCTCCTTTATG AACCCACGGCTGCTGGATGATGTCAGCTTTCATCCCTGTGTGCGTTTTAAGCGCTGGGAGTCAGAGAGAATCCTCTCCTTCATTCCACCTGATGGAAATTTTCGCTTGCTCTCCTACCATGTCAGTGCTCAGAA TCTTGTGGCAATTCCTGTCTATGTTAAACACAACATCAGCTTCCgtgacagcagctcccagggacGTTTCGAGATTACAGTGGGGCCAAAACAGACCATGGGGAAGACTGTAGAGGGGGTGATGGTCACTAGCCAGATGCCAAAAGGTGTCTTAAATATGACCCTCACACCCTCTCAGGGAACACATATCTTCGATCCGGTTACAaag ttGCTGTCATGGGATGTGGGGAAAATAAACCCTCAGAAGCTGCCAAGCCTGAAGGGGACCATGAGCCTGCAAGCTGGGACATCAAAACCAGATGAAAACCCCACCATTAACTTGCAGTTTAAAATTCAGCAGCTAGCTATATCTG gaCTGAAGGTGAACCGCTTGGACATGTATGGGGAGAAGTACAAGCCCTTCAAGGGGATAAAATACATGACTAAGGCTGGCAAGTTCCAAGTCCGAACCTAG
- the AP3M2 gene encoding AP-3 complex subunit mu-2 isoform X1 — protein MIHSLFLINASGDIFLEKHWKSVVSRSVCDYFFEAQERASEAENVPPVIPTPHHYLLSVYRHKIFFVAVIQSEVPPLFVIEFLHRVVDTFQDYFGVCSEVMIKDNVVVVYEVLEEMLDNGFPLATESNILKELIKPPTILRTVVNTITGSTNVGDQLPTGQLSVVPWRRTGVKYTNNEAYFDVIEEIDAIIDKSGSTITAEIQGVIDACVKLTGMPDLTLSFMNPRLLDDVSFHPCVRFKRWESERILSFIPPDGNFRLLSYHVSAQNLVAIPVYVKHNISFRDSSSQGRFEITVGPKQTMGKTVEGVMVTSQMPKGVLNMTLTPSQGTHIFDPVTKLLSWDVGKINPQKLPSLKGTMSLQAGTSKPDENPTINLQFKIQQLAISGLKVNRLDMYGEKYKPFKGIKYMTKAGKFQVRT, from the exons ATGATCCACAGCCTGTTCCTCATCAACGCCTCGGGGGACATCTTCCTGGAGAAGCACTGGAAGAGCGTGGTCAGCCGCTCCGTCTGTGACTACTTCTTCGAGGCGCAGGAGAGGGCCTCAGAAGCGGAGAACGTGCCGCCAGTGATCCCCACGCCGCATCACTACCTCCTCAGCGTCTACCGTCACAAGATCTTCTTCGTGGCCGTCATCCAGAGCGAGGTGCCGCCTCTCTTCGTCATCGAGTTCCTGCACCGCGTCGTGGATACCTTCCAG gATTATTTTGGTGTCTGCTCTGAGGTGATGATCAAGGACAATGTTGTGGTGGTTTATGAGGTACTGGAGGAGATGTTGGACAATGGCTTCCCATTGGCAACAGAGTCTAATATTCTTAAGGAACTGATAAAACCTCCTACTATCCTGCGAACAGTTGTCAACACCATCACAG GAAGCACTAATGTGGGTGACCAGCTTCCTACTGGACAGCTCTCAGTGGTGCCTTGGAGACGTACTGGTGTCAAATATACCAACAATGAGGCATATTTTGATGTGATTGAGGAGATAGATGCAATTATTGACAAATCAG GTTCCACGATTACTGCTGAAATCCAAGGAGTGATTGATGCTTGTGTCAAGCTGACTGGGATGCCAGACCTTACACTCTCCTTTATG AACCCACGGCTGCTGGATGATGTCAGCTTTCATCCCTGTGTGCGTTTTAAGCGCTGGGAGTCAGAGAGAATCCTCTCCTTCATTCCACCTGATGGAAATTTTCGCTTGCTCTCCTACCATGTCAGTGCTCAGAA TCTTGTGGCAATTCCTGTCTATGTTAAACACAACATCAGCTTCCgtgacagcagctcccagggacGTTTCGAGATTACAGTGGGGCCAAAACAGACCATGGGGAAGACTGTAGAGGGGGTGATGGTCACTAGCCAGATGCCAAAAGGTGTCTTAAATATGACCCTCACACCCTCTCAGGGAACACATATCTTCGATCCGGTTACAaag ttGCTGTCATGGGATGTGGGGAAAATAAACCCTCAGAAGCTGCCAAGCCTGAAGGGGACCATGAGCCTGCAAGCTGGGACATCAAAACCAGATGAAAACCCCACCATTAACTTGCAGTTTAAAATTCAGCAGCTAGCTATATCTG gaCTGAAGGTGAACCGCTTGGACATGTATGGGGAGAAGTACAAGCCCTTCAAGGGGATAAAATACATGACTAAGGCTGGCAAGTTCCAAGTCCGAACCTAG